The genomic DNA CTACCGCAACATTACCCCACGGCAGACTTGCCCCTACCGAATCTGTACCCGTTGGAACCGTGCATCACAAAACTTATATAGACTCGGGCGCTATCATCCATTCCAAAGACATCCGCTCCTATATACGTATTCCAAACTCCAGGAAATTCAGTAAAGGGATATCTCGCTTAGTTACCTCCTCAAAACACGAGAGTTTTTCAGTAATGACAGTATGCAACTCATCACTGTCACTATCAACGGTGCGTCATACTGTATTTCTGCTCGAGGTGCGGTAGCTACGCCAGCAGGTCATCTGCATATGGGTGTGGCCGCTGACAGTGACTGCCAGCGGCCACACCTGGTGAGAATGCGACAGGCTACGAACGATCAGCAGCTTGAGAACTCAACTCAGCCTGAGCCCGTTCCGTCTCTTCATCTGAGGGCACGGGAAGTACCTGGAGGAGAACAACGGAGGCAACGAGACCTCCCCAGACGAGAAGAATCGTCAGGACCATAATGAACACAGCAATTGCACTCATCGAACTTCTCCTTCTTCAGTAGCGGAAACGGCGCGTGAGCTTTCAGCGGCAACCTCACCCACCGGTTCGTCATCATCGGAGTGAGATTCCAAGATTGAAGAGACAGTTTCAGCACTGATTGCGCGGGGTTTCCACGGAATGAATGTCAAGACCGCAGAGGCGATGACAACGAAGGCCAAGCAGCCCCAGCCAAATGCAAGAACGTACGTCGGCTTGTAGGAATCGTATCCATTAGATACCAGTCCAACAAGGCTGGAGAAGAGCATGAATGCCAGCACAAGCGGAATGATAATGCCGACGAGGAATTCCCAGAGGCGCGCAACTTTCACTGAAGACACGGAATTGAGGTGTTGGCGTAGTCCACGCAGTCGAGGCGCCGCCACAGCGGCGAGGACCGCAAGGAAAATTGCCGAGCTCACGACGCCAATTTCATTGATGAATTTATCAACGATGTCGAGGTTATTCAGACCCGACTTCGTTCCAAATAGCACAAGAGAAATGATGGTCGCAGGAACACCGCAGACA from Schaalia sp. ZJ405 includes the following:
- a CDS encoding methionine/alanine import family NSS transporter small subunit, which produces MSAIAVFIMVLTILLVWGGLVASVVLLQVLPVPSDEETERAQAELSSQAADRS